One window of the Streptobacillus ratti genome contains the following:
- a CDS encoding J domain-containing protein: MRNIIAILFVLFAMSFFRKNNNTTLAGVLLRVVFVILGIIFFIPIITFLIVAIFIGYIIIKFSGIKFSTKTYTEEDFYNFYGNRNTGNSYQYNKSNYEYEKACEYLGVSTSDSFDVKKRARNTMLKKYHPDFFKDENEKEKATEITNKINSAWQIIEKYENIK, from the coding sequence ATGAGAAACATTATAGCAATATTATTTGTACTATTTGCTATGTCATTTTTTAGAAAGAATAATAATACAACTTTAGCTGGAGTATTATTAAGAGTTGTTTTTGTAATACTAGGAATAATATTTTTTATTCCAATAATAACTTTTTTAATAGTAGCTATTTTTATAGGATATATAATTATTAAATTTTCAGGTATAAAATTTAGTACAAAAACATATACAGAAGAGGATTTCTATAATTTTTATGGTAATAGAAATACTGGGAATTCTTATCAGTATAATAAGTCAAATTATGAATATGAAAAAGCTTGTGAATACTTAGGAGTTAGTACATCTGACTCTTTTGATGTTAAGAAAAGAGCTAGAAATACTATGCTTAAAAAATATCATCCAGATTTTTTTAAAGATGAAAATGAAAAAGAAAAGGCAACTGAAATTACAAATAAGATAAATAGTGCATGGCAAATAATAGAAAAATATGAGAATATAAAATAG